A genomic region of Alicyclobacillus sp. SO9 contains the following coding sequences:
- the pheT gene encoding phenylalanine--tRNA ligase subunit beta: MRLSYQWLEEVVDLEGVSPEELAEKLTNAGIAVDAVEPRVSEIKGLVVGLVVDCAPHPDADRLNVCRVDVGQEELLTIVCGAPNVAAGQRVPTALVGAKLPGGKIKKAKLRGIASEGMLCSAEEIGLEIKWLPKEQTTGLYILPEDAEIGADAVKLLCLDDTILELDLTPNRADCMSLRGLAYEVSAILERRVMFKEDVEVEQKPGPAPVTVELTTALCSRYDALAMHLEDTSKSSPLWMQMRLLAMGVRPISTVVDVTNYVMLEWGQPLHAFDLDEVHNQTIVVRQARENEQIVTLDGMTRELTADTIVISDPDRAIGVAGVMGGENSEITDGTTEIVIESAAFNAPSVRRAGQRLGLHSEAQQRFEKGIDSAAVRGALLRTQQLLEQFGTAAAVGSVVSELNTDRENASVSVGFSVDRCNQLLGTAISADDMESIFRRLRFEVQRSTPTSWHVSIPSRRKDIGIEADLIEEIGRIYGLDEIVSTLVQGATTVGVRNKAQQVRRRVQRLLSGSGMSEVLTYTFSHPDKMDALRLDEHSDLRRMIPLLRPISEERTVLRTHMLPGLAEVAAYNVARHVLGGRIFEIGRVYRPLRLPLREQPTETMQWAGLWFGQKEGANSSKGKVEHYDFFDVKGIVEAWLEDLGLLSVAAFQRGQSPWFHPGRNAEVVVEGMVVGSFGELHPETAGAFDLGTALYAEFQLDVVVEKVSLDWNVTPLPKFPSSRRDLAVVVAQEVEAGELLSAASAAVEAVLPDTLETYRVFDVYMGEHVPDGMKSVAMAFVFRAKDRTLTDEEVDEAVQSVLEVWNREYHAHLRT, encoded by the coding sequence ATGCGTCTGTCTTACCAGTGGCTGGAAGAGGTCGTAGACCTGGAAGGGGTCTCCCCTGAAGAACTAGCCGAAAAACTGACGAATGCAGGTATAGCGGTGGACGCCGTAGAGCCGCGCGTTAGCGAAATAAAGGGATTGGTTGTGGGCCTCGTCGTTGACTGCGCCCCTCATCCGGACGCGGACCGGTTGAATGTGTGCCGCGTTGATGTCGGCCAAGAAGAACTGCTGACCATCGTGTGCGGTGCACCGAATGTGGCAGCGGGGCAAAGAGTCCCGACGGCTCTTGTGGGTGCGAAACTCCCGGGGGGCAAAATCAAGAAGGCGAAGCTGCGCGGTATTGCATCTGAGGGGATGCTTTGTTCGGCCGAGGAAATTGGACTTGAGATAAAATGGCTGCCAAAGGAACAGACCACCGGGCTCTACATTTTACCCGAGGATGCTGAAATCGGAGCAGATGCTGTGAAACTGCTGTGCCTCGATGACACGATTCTCGAACTGGATTTGACTCCAAATCGTGCTGACTGTATGTCTTTGCGCGGACTCGCTTATGAAGTCTCAGCCATTCTTGAACGTCGTGTCATGTTTAAGGAAGATGTGGAGGTCGAGCAGAAACCAGGTCCTGCTCCTGTGACAGTAGAACTGACTACAGCTCTTTGCAGTCGCTACGACGCGTTGGCGATGCACCTGGAGGATACGTCTAAGTCTTCTCCGCTGTGGATGCAAATGCGCCTCTTGGCAATGGGTGTTCGGCCTATCAGCACCGTTGTTGACGTCACCAACTACGTCATGTTGGAATGGGGTCAACCTCTTCATGCGTTCGATCTCGATGAAGTGCACAATCAGACCATCGTTGTCCGGCAAGCCCGTGAAAATGAACAGATTGTGACGCTGGACGGTATGACCAGAGAACTTACGGCTGACACCATTGTGATTTCCGATCCCGATAGAGCCATAGGTGTTGCAGGGGTCATGGGTGGCGAAAATTCGGAGATTACTGATGGTACGACAGAAATTGTGATTGAATCTGCAGCCTTCAATGCTCCCAGTGTCCGTCGGGCAGGTCAACGACTCGGACTTCACTCGGAAGCACAGCAGCGTTTTGAAAAAGGAATCGATTCGGCGGCCGTTCGGGGCGCATTGCTGAGGACTCAGCAACTGCTGGAGCAATTTGGTACAGCTGCAGCCGTCGGATCGGTTGTGAGTGAGCTGAATACAGACCGTGAGAATGCCTCTGTGAGTGTTGGGTTCTCTGTGGACCGCTGTAATCAACTCTTGGGAACAGCCATCTCTGCGGATGATATGGAATCGATTTTTCGTCGTCTTCGCTTTGAGGTTCAAAGATCGACACCGACAAGTTGGCATGTGAGCATTCCCAGCCGACGCAAAGACATTGGGATTGAAGCAGATTTAATTGAAGAAATTGGGCGCATTTACGGTCTCGATGAAATCGTCTCAACGTTAGTGCAAGGAGCGACGACCGTGGGTGTGAGGAACAAAGCGCAGCAAGTGAGAAGACGTGTGCAACGGCTTCTCTCCGGCAGCGGTATGAGTGAGGTACTGACATACACCTTCTCACACCCTGACAAGATGGATGCACTGCGGCTGGATGAACACTCTGATTTGCGACGAATGATACCGCTGCTCCGTCCTATTTCCGAGGAACGTACGGTACTGCGCACACACATGCTTCCTGGATTGGCAGAGGTTGCAGCCTATAATGTGGCTCGCCACGTTCTGGGCGGCAGGATTTTTGAAATTGGGCGCGTGTATAGACCTCTTAGGCTCCCGTTGAGAGAGCAGCCGACGGAAACCATGCAATGGGCTGGTTTATGGTTTGGTCAGAAAGAGGGTGCAAACAGCAGTAAGGGTAAGGTGGAACACTATGACTTCTTCGACGTCAAAGGGATTGTAGAGGCTTGGTTGGAAGACCTGGGATTGTTGTCTGTGGCAGCGTTTCAGCGGGGTCAGTCGCCTTGGTTTCATCCTGGCAGAAACGCAGAGGTTGTGGTCGAAGGTATGGTAGTAGGCAGTTTTGGGGAACTCCATCCAGAGACCGCTGGTGCCTTTGATTTAGGAACAGCGCTCTATGCAGAGTTTCAACTGGATGTGGTTGTTGAGAAAGTGTCACTGGACTGGAATGTTACTCCGTTGCCGAAGTTTCCATCCTCACGACGAGACCTAGCGGTCGTAGTCGCACAAGAGGTGGAAGCCGGTGAACTCCTCTCTGCAGCCAGTGCTGCCGTGGAAGCAGTTCTACCAGACACACTTGAGACGTACCGTGTATTCGATGTCTACATGGGTGAACATGTTCCTGACGGCATGAAGAGCGTTGCAATGGCCTTTGTCTTTCGGGCCAAAGACCGGACATTGACTGACGAAGAAGTGGATGAAGCCGTGCAGAGTGTTCTCGAGGTGTGGAACAGGGAGTATCATGCACATCTGAGAACATAA
- the pheS gene encoding phenylalanine--tRNA ligase subunit alpha has protein sequence MDLRTLDDWRVQYLGKKGQLSQISKQMGKLAKEDRPVLGQSVNQVKSELETALEQVQNELEQVALQRRLDAERVDISLPGKKPFHGSLHPLTRIVQEIEDVFLGMGFTIAEGPEIETDTYNFEMLNVPKDHPARDMQDTFYLTEELLLRTQTSPMQVRTMESMQPNAPIKVIVPGRVYRRDEDDATHSHVFNQIEGLVVDKNIRMSDLKGTLEQFARAVFGKDQQVRLRPSYFPFTEPSAEVDVRCTNCGGSGCRVCKHTGWLEILGAGMVHPNVLDGAGYDSKIFSGFAFGMGPERIAMLKYGIEDIRQLYQNDLRLLRQFSRI, from the coding sequence ATGGATTTAAGGACTCTGGATGACTGGCGCGTACAGTATTTAGGGAAAAAGGGTCAGTTGAGTCAAATTTCAAAACAGATGGGCAAATTAGCAAAGGAAGATCGGCCCGTACTCGGCCAAAGCGTCAATCAAGTCAAGTCAGAATTGGAAACAGCTCTTGAGCAAGTACAAAATGAGTTGGAGCAAGTCGCCTTGCAAAGGCGGCTCGACGCGGAGCGCGTTGATATCAGCCTGCCCGGGAAGAAACCGTTTCACGGGAGCCTCCATCCCCTTACGCGGATTGTCCAAGAGATTGAAGATGTGTTTTTGGGAATGGGTTTTACCATTGCCGAAGGACCTGAAATAGAGACAGACACGTACAATTTTGAAATGCTGAATGTTCCCAAGGACCACCCTGCGCGGGACATGCAAGATACGTTTTACTTGACAGAGGAACTGCTGCTTCGGACCCAGACTTCACCAATGCAAGTACGGACCATGGAAAGCATGCAGCCGAATGCTCCCATCAAAGTGATTGTGCCAGGGCGTGTGTACCGTCGTGACGAAGACGACGCGACACATTCTCATGTATTCAACCAAATTGAGGGACTGGTCGTGGATAAGAACATCCGCATGAGCGATTTGAAAGGTACACTTGAACAATTTGCGAGAGCAGTGTTTGGGAAAGACCAACAGGTGCGACTGCGTCCGAGCTATTTTCCTTTCACGGAGCCCAGTGCAGAGGTAGATGTCCGGTGCACCAACTGCGGAGGCAGCGGCTGTCGTGTCTGTAAACATACCGGCTGGCTGGAAATCCTGGGGGCGGGAATGGTGCATCCGAACGTCCTGGACGGCGCCGGTTATGACAGCAAGATTTTCAGCGGCTTTGCGTTTGGAATGGGACCAGAACGAATTGCAATGCTGAAGTACGGCATTGAAGACATTCGCCAGTTGTACCAGAACGATTTGCGGTTACTGCGGCAATTTTCGAGAATATGA
- a CDS encoding aldo/keto reductase gives MEYRSLGRTGIKVSELSFGTWAIGGAWGSVNDKESLRALAAAMDEGVNFFDTADVYGDGHAEELLAQATRGRDDIYIASKFCRGADIESEDTYSKDAVRKFCDGSLQRLQREQIDLYQIHCPPKWVIERGEVFEVLDALQQEGKIRAYGVSVETVDEGLAALRYPGVQALQVIFNIFRQKPMQELFPKAAARRVGILARVPLASGLLTGKFTAKHQFEEDDHRNFNRDGQAFNVGETFAGLPFETGVQLAQELDWISSNRDTMTRAALRWILDVPEVTCAIPGFKNLQQVEDNLGATKVVSFSESEKAKLNDFYNEKVKDEIRGPY, from the coding sequence ATGGAATATCGCAGCCTTGGCCGGACTGGAATTAAGGTCAGTGAGCTCAGCTTTGGAACATGGGCGATTGGCGGCGCCTGGGGCTCAGTCAATGACAAGGAGTCGTTAAGGGCATTAGCGGCCGCTATGGATGAAGGCGTCAACTTTTTCGATACAGCGGATGTCTATGGTGACGGGCACGCTGAGGAACTGCTTGCACAGGCGACACGAGGACGGGATGACATCTATATTGCCAGCAAGTTCTGCCGTGGCGCAGATATTGAGAGCGAAGATACATACTCGAAAGACGCAGTGCGGAAATTCTGCGATGGAAGTCTGCAGCGATTGCAGCGCGAGCAAATTGATTTGTACCAGATTCACTGCCCTCCGAAGTGGGTGATTGAGAGAGGCGAAGTATTTGAAGTTTTGGACGCTCTTCAGCAGGAAGGAAAAATCCGGGCTTACGGCGTCAGTGTTGAGACAGTTGATGAAGGTCTGGCAGCGTTGCGTTACCCGGGAGTACAGGCGTTACAGGTGATATTCAACATCTTCCGGCAAAAGCCCATGCAAGAACTGTTTCCCAAAGCTGCAGCGCGCAGAGTAGGTATCTTGGCACGGGTTCCTCTTGCCAGCGGTCTTCTGACCGGAAAATTTACTGCGAAACACCAATTTGAAGAAGATGACCACCGCAACTTTAACCGGGATGGACAAGCGTTTAATGTCGGCGAAACGTTTGCGGGCCTTCCCTTTGAAACGGGAGTGCAACTGGCACAGGAACTGGATTGGATCTCCTCAAATCGCGACACAATGACGCGTGCCGCACTGCGTTGGATTCTTGACGTGCCGGAAGTCACTTGTGCAATTCCGGGGTTTAAGAATTTACAGCAAGTAGAGGATAATTTGGGCGCAACCAAGGTTGTTTCCTTCTCTGAATCGGAGAAGGCAAAGCTTAACGATTTTTACAACGAGAAGGTCAAAGACGAGATTCGCGGCCCATACTAG
- a CDS encoding DMT family transporter, translating into MIRSTQAFGIIAVLIANLIWSGSFPATAIATKHIPPMFLTMVRLGTGALILVPFLRLPKDNRWDKTSVGLAFLLGGLGFTVPVYLETKGLALSTPALAAISISMEPLFTAIVAAVMLHERVPWRRRLALFIAFLGAWAIADFPRPGKTGYLTGDLLLLMAVSFYGFYNAFSRRLIERVPASAGAAGTLLTGFLVSVPAWFFTGAKIPQQMTSADWMSLLYLAIISTGAAYLLWMLVLQRIQVSVAALFLYLQPVFGVVLSVVMVGTRPSFSFYIGAVLILLAIFLGRQQARDKAPPQQPNISA; encoded by the coding sequence ATGATCCGTTCGACGCAAGCGTTTGGAATCATTGCCGTATTGATTGCGAATCTGATTTGGTCAGGAAGTTTTCCCGCAACAGCGATTGCCACGAAACACATTCCGCCAATGTTTTTAACCATGGTTCGACTGGGGACAGGCGCTCTGATTCTAGTTCCGTTTCTTCGTCTGCCAAAGGACAACCGCTGGGATAAGACTTCAGTGGGTCTAGCATTTTTGTTAGGGGGGCTGGGCTTTACAGTTCCCGTATACTTGGAAACGAAAGGACTGGCTCTTTCAACACCGGCTCTTGCAGCGATATCGATTTCAATGGAACCGTTGTTTACTGCGATTGTTGCAGCGGTGATGTTGCATGAGAGAGTGCCGTGGAGACGGCGACTGGCTCTCTTCATTGCCTTTCTTGGCGCTTGGGCAATCGCTGATTTTCCGCGTCCGGGTAAAACAGGGTATCTTACAGGAGATTTACTGCTGTTGATGGCTGTGTCATTTTATGGATTTTATAACGCTTTTTCTCGACGGCTGATTGAACGCGTACCCGCTTCGGCCGGGGCAGCGGGTACGCTACTAACAGGTTTTTTGGTCAGCGTCCCGGCCTGGTTCTTCACTGGCGCAAAAATCCCCCAGCAAATGACAAGTGCTGACTGGATGAGTCTGCTTTATCTAGCCATCATATCCACAGGTGCCGCCTATCTGTTGTGGATGTTGGTTCTTCAGCGGATTCAAGTCTCTGTGGCGGCGCTGTTTTTGTATCTGCAACCCGTCTTTGGTGTGGTCTTGTCAGTCGTAATGGTCGGCACTCGGCCGAGTTTCAGTTTTTATATCGGCGCCGTTCTAATACTCTTGGCAATTTTTCTCGGACGCCAGCAGGCACGCGACAAGGCCCCCCCTCAACAACCGAACATTTCGGCCTAG
- a CDS encoding MFS transporter, whose product MKETGKIISYTSGSIPANLVSLAFATYVQFYYTDYLQGSPEWIGVAATIQAIYATLLYPFLGYLSDRTTSRWGRRVPFIVYGAVPLGIAFMLVWLAPFKPTHVLLFTGYFFVTSILYDTLFNLTMVNWSALFPELFKSSQRRAYASAWKQMFGILGLIAGLALPRMISSAIGWPLMGVVFGILSIATLLTTFPSMELKRRREEQRNATQVQPAEIALPVMKALKYTLVNRSFITFVGMRFFVQFAFTMLTADLSYYAKYNLHLSGTQQSLILLGTLAVALPLVYVWGFIVPRLGAFTTTIIAVCLFALALIPFIFATTFLGAVLSGLLLGVGLSGILMLTDVLISDVIDEDELHTGRRREGMFYSIHGVIVGLGTPLQAAVTAFVLVMTGYKADSVQSASALWGFRLMITAIPFVAIVMGIAFFIGYPLRKQRVKAVQEELSQSQSLPS is encoded by the coding sequence ATGAAAGAAACTGGAAAGATTATTTCTTACACCAGCGGTTCCATCCCTGCTAACCTGGTCAGTCTCGCGTTTGCTACATATGTGCAGTTCTATTATACAGATTACCTGCAAGGAAGCCCGGAATGGATTGGTGTTGCGGCAACCATACAGGCCATCTACGCAACACTGCTGTATCCGTTTTTAGGCTACTTGTCAGACCGCACAACTTCTCGTTGGGGCCGGCGTGTCCCCTTCATTGTGTATGGCGCGGTCCCTCTGGGAATTGCGTTTATGCTTGTTTGGCTGGCGCCCTTTAAACCAACACACGTTCTGCTATTCACAGGTTATTTCTTCGTTACTTCCATCCTGTACGATACACTGTTTAATTTGACGATGGTGAATTGGTCCGCGCTGTTTCCCGAACTCTTCAAGTCCTCCCAAAGACGTGCTTATGCATCCGCTTGGAAGCAGATGTTTGGTATTCTGGGTTTAATTGCAGGTCTGGCATTGCCTCGAATGATTTCATCTGCTATCGGCTGGCCCTTGATGGGGGTAGTCTTTGGAATCCTCAGCATCGCAACGCTTCTTACCACGTTTCCGAGCATGGAGTTAAAGCGGAGAAGAGAAGAACAGCGAAACGCGACGCAGGTCCAGCCTGCGGAAATCGCGCTGCCCGTAATGAAGGCGCTTAAATACACTCTGGTGAATCGCTCGTTCATTACTTTTGTCGGTATGCGGTTTTTCGTACAATTCGCGTTTACCATGCTGACGGCAGACCTTTCCTACTACGCCAAATACAACTTGCACTTGTCCGGTACACAGCAGTCGCTGATTTTACTGGGAACCTTAGCCGTCGCATTGCCCCTAGTCTACGTTTGGGGCTTCATTGTACCTCGCTTAGGGGCATTTACCACAACAATTATAGCTGTTTGTCTGTTTGCTCTGGCCCTCATACCGTTTATTTTTGCAACCACATTTTTAGGAGCTGTGTTAAGCGGACTTCTGCTCGGTGTCGGTCTGTCCGGAATTCTCATGCTGACGGACGTACTCATATCTGACGTTATTGATGAAGATGAATTGCACACAGGACGGCGAAGGGAGGGCATGTTTTACAGCATTCACGGCGTTATCGTCGGCTTGGGAACACCCTTGCAGGCTGCTGTGACGGCGTTTGTTCTGGTCATGACGGGATACAAGGCTGACAGTGTCCAATCTGCGTCAGCACTGTGGGGATTTCGACTGATGATTACCGCCATCCCGTTTGTGGCAATCGTCATGGGAATTGCCTTTTTTATTGGCTACCCGTTGCGAAAACAGCGCGTAAAGGCGGTGCAGGAAGAACTTAGCCAGTCCCAATCACTGCCAAGTTAG
- a CDS encoding PIG-L deacetylase family protein — protein sequence MNLDSLSALMPIPNLLDAKKVLCIQPHPDDIDVASGGTVARLALQGADITYLTVTDGSAGSTTATDEKKLAATRRAEQTRAGDILGVKNYIWLDYPDKDYIHLDALQSDLISAIRSLQPDTVITVDPWLPYEAHPAHRNVGLAAAAAVLFSGMGNIDAQAQAEPYSVQAIAFGFTSKPNTIIDVADVWDKKVAAVQAHYSQFPETIWPFYSQYLSAKAKQYGSSVQTSEGEALKVFTPMHLHCNVDAADM from the coding sequence ATGAACCTGGATTCCTTGTCAGCGTTAATGCCAATTCCAAATTTGCTTGACGCTAAAAAAGTGCTGTGTATTCAACCTCACCCTGACGATATAGACGTTGCCTCGGGCGGAACCGTCGCTCGACTCGCTCTTCAGGGAGCGGACATTACCTACCTTACCGTAACAGATGGAAGTGCCGGCTCCACCACAGCAACGGACGAGAAGAAACTAGCTGCAACTCGGCGTGCAGAGCAGACTAGAGCAGGGGATATCCTCGGTGTGAAAAACTACATCTGGCTTGACTATCCGGACAAGGACTATATCCATCTAGACGCCTTGCAGTCCGACTTGATTTCCGCCATTCGCAGCCTGCAACCAGACACAGTCATCACCGTTGACCCGTGGTTGCCCTACGAGGCGCACCCTGCACATCGAAACGTCGGACTCGCCGCAGCAGCGGCTGTCCTGTTCAGCGGAATGGGGAACATTGACGCGCAGGCTCAAGCAGAACCTTATTCTGTTCAGGCCATTGCATTCGGATTTACCTCCAAGCCCAATACCATCATTGATGTGGCTGACGTCTGGGACAAAAAGGTAGCCGCTGTTCAAGCCCATTACAGTCAATTTCCGGAGACTATCTGGCCTTTTTATTCGCAGTACCTCTCGGCAAAAGCAAAACAGTACGGCAGTTCCGTTCAAACCAGTGAGGGAGAGGCATTAAAAGTGTTTACGCCCATGCACCTGCACTGTAACGTCGATGCGGCAGACATGTAA
- a CDS encoding GH1 family beta-glucosidase, whose translation MEIPADFWLGAATAAYQIEGGAKEGGRGTSIWDVFSHQPGTTDRGDTGDVACDHYHRYESDIALMKDLGLDAYRFSISWPRLFPNGSGRINTDGVDFYRRILEGLQEASIRPVVTLYHWDLPQKLQDNGGWMNRDTAFRFAEYADAVFHRLGESVQLFITLNEPWCSSVLGHVTGEHAPGVQDYSSALAASHHLLLAHGTAVQAFRESGLDNAKIGLTNVLTQVRPASQTADDTSAAVKADVLLNRWFLNPVLRGNYPDLLHQLGIHQVTRQGDTDIISLPIDFLGVNYYHSVFVRNDPDNPLTGFAMFESGDERTDMGWGVDAKGLYEVITRVAADYGPLPIYITENGAAFEDHLNAGVIDDPKRIAYIRSHLAEVLHARADGVDVRGYFVWSLMDNFEWAKGYSKRFGLYYVDYETQERFPKASANWYRDVITTRHLK comes from the coding sequence ATGGAGATTCCAGCAGACTTTTGGCTTGGGGCAGCTACGGCGGCATATCAAATTGAAGGGGGTGCCAAAGAGGGCGGGCGCGGCACTTCGATTTGGGATGTTTTTAGTCACCAGCCCGGCACAACAGACCGTGGGGATACAGGTGATGTCGCCTGTGACCATTATCACCGATATGAATCAGACATCGCTTTGATGAAAGACTTGGGCCTTGATGCATACCGTTTCTCAATTTCGTGGCCCCGCTTATTTCCAAATGGATCAGGCCGCATTAACACGGACGGTGTAGATTTCTACAGGCGTATTCTGGAAGGTTTGCAGGAGGCCAGTATTCGTCCTGTTGTGACGTTGTATCATTGGGACCTGCCGCAGAAGTTGCAGGATAATGGAGGCTGGATGAACCGGGATACTGCTTTCCGATTTGCGGAATACGCTGATGCTGTATTTCATCGTCTCGGCGAGAGTGTGCAACTGTTCATTACGCTGAACGAACCCTGGTGCAGCAGTGTCCTCGGACACGTTACAGGAGAACATGCTCCAGGTGTTCAGGACTACAGTTCAGCGCTGGCAGCCTCCCATCATCTTCTGCTCGCGCACGGTACGGCTGTCCAGGCATTTCGCGAGTCTGGTCTGGACAACGCCAAAATCGGCTTGACAAATGTGCTGACGCAAGTTCGACCCGCGTCACAGACAGCGGATGACACGAGTGCCGCTGTGAAGGCAGACGTGCTTCTAAACCGATGGTTTTTGAATCCGGTCTTAAGAGGCAATTATCCAGACCTGCTTCACCAACTTGGCATCCATCAGGTTACCCGTCAAGGTGACACGGACATCATTTCTCTTCCCATAGACTTCCTTGGTGTTAATTACTACCACTCTGTTTTCGTTCGGAATGACCCTGACAATCCCCTGACCGGATTTGCGATGTTTGAATCAGGCGATGAGCGCACAGACATGGGGTGGGGAGTTGATGCAAAAGGTCTGTATGAAGTGATAACCAGAGTTGCAGCTGATTATGGTCCGCTGCCAATTTACATCACGGAAAACGGAGCCGCGTTTGAGGATCATCTGAATGCCGGGGTTATCGACGACCCAAAGCGCATTGCGTATATTCGCAGCCACTTGGCCGAGGTTCTGCATGCAAGGGCAGACGGAGTAGATGTCCGTGGATATTTCGTGTGGTCACTGATGGATAATTTTGAGTGGGCGAAAGGGTATTCGAAGAGGTTTGGACTCTACTACGTTGATTACGAAACACAAGAACGTTTTCCTAAGGCCAGTGCCAACTGGTACAGGGATGTTATTACTACCCGTCATCTCAAATGA
- a CDS encoding 6-phospho-beta-glucosidase, giving the protein MEMKKRSEDVSRQSIKVAVIGGGSSYTPEFIDGLIQNYSEFPVKEVVLVDVDEGKSKLETVTALAQRMVATAGVPIQISSTLNRREAILGADFVTTQLRVGQLQARVIDEQIPLRYGCIGQETTGAGGFSNALRTIPVILDVCADIEELAPEAFLLNFTNPAGIVTQAVQQYTNVKCIGLCNLPINTQMQIAKMLNVKPEEVNTETIGINHLHWITKVLVQGVDRTQDILNLLSTGTDGDVANIPDLAWDQELLQSLGAIPCSYLRYYYMADEVLVELQKDYESTGTRGQVVQKIERELFERYQDENLTEKPKELEQRGGAYYSLVAVNLMTSIHQNRRDIQTVNVQNNGVIPFLPDDSTVEVNCVIDSGGAHPVQLSQPVSPAIRGLLQVVKAYEDLTVQAAVTGDTTSALNALTIHPLVPSFAVAKKLLQALLDAHGQWLQQFQ; this is encoded by the coding sequence ATGGAGATGAAGAAGAGGAGTGAAGACGTGTCTCGACAATCAATCAAGGTTGCAGTAATCGGCGGCGGTTCATCCTACACTCCCGAGTTCATTGACGGCTTGATTCAAAACTACTCCGAGTTTCCTGTTAAAGAAGTTGTACTGGTGGATGTAGATGAAGGCAAATCAAAATTGGAGACGGTTACGGCTCTTGCTCAAAGGATGGTTGCAACAGCGGGAGTTCCAATTCAAATCTCTTCGACTCTGAATCGTCGAGAAGCCATCCTTGGTGCAGACTTTGTTACAACACAACTGCGCGTGGGCCAATTGCAAGCGCGTGTGATAGACGAGCAAATTCCTCTCCGGTATGGCTGCATTGGGCAGGAGACAACGGGAGCTGGAGGATTTTCCAATGCTCTTCGCACGATCCCCGTCATCCTCGATGTCTGCGCAGACATTGAAGAACTTGCACCGGAGGCCTTCTTACTCAACTTTACCAACCCGGCAGGCATTGTTACTCAGGCTGTGCAACAGTACACGAATGTGAAGTGCATTGGACTATGTAATCTCCCCATTAATACACAGATGCAGATTGCAAAAATGCTGAATGTAAAGCCAGAGGAAGTAAATACAGAAACAATTGGAATTAATCACTTGCACTGGATCACAAAAGTGTTGGTGCAAGGTGTTGACAGAACACAAGACATACTTAATCTGCTCTCTACCGGAACAGACGGTGACGTTGCGAACATTCCTGATTTAGCATGGGACCAAGAGTTGCTTCAAAGCCTGGGTGCAATACCCTGCAGCTATTTGCGTTACTACTACATGGCAGACGAAGTTTTGGTCGAATTGCAGAAAGACTATGAGAGTACGGGTACAAGAGGTCAAGTGGTCCAAAAAATTGAACGAGAGTTGTTTGAGCGTTACCAAGACGAAAACTTGACGGAGAAGCCCAAGGAGCTTGAACAACGGGGCGGGGCTTACTACTCATTGGTGGCCGTGAATTTGATGACATCTATTCACCAGAATCGGCGTGACATCCAGACAGTCAATGTCCAAAACAATGGGGTCATTCCGTTCTTACCTGACGACTCGACGGTCGAGGTAAACTGTGTCATTGATTCGGGTGGAGCGCATCCGGTGCAGCTCAGTCAACCTGTGTCTCCGGCAATCCGCGGGCTGTTACAAGTCGTAAAGGCGTATGAGGATTTGACAGTGCAAGCAGCAGTAACGGGTGATACGACATCTGCTTTGAACGCCCTTACAATTCATCCGCTAGTACCGTCCTTTGCTGTCGCGAAGAAGCTGCTACAGGCACTTCTTGACGCTCACGGACAATGGCTTCAACAGTTCCAATGA